The window TTTCTTGCCCTGTATCAGGAAGCATTTGGCACAGTACCGAAAGGCGCGACCATCATCGGGAGCGGCTGTGATGATCCTGAGCATCCTGATAACATCATCTCACCCTACAAGTGGGACGGATGCGAAGAATGCTACTGGACACCATGGCAATCCGGCGACGCGCATTACGGCGTCCTCAATCAAGACTGGGAGATCGACGGTTGGCATCCAGACGTGGGCATCACCCGCATTCCCGGAAGGACGCAAGCAGAAGTGGGGGCATACTGCCTGAATGCCATGAGCTACCACCAACAGGCACTTGACAGCACCCTTCCACGACGCGCACTCGTCCTCTTAGGAGATGAAGAAGACTCGGGCATCGCTCCAGACACGAGCATCTCTGTGTACAACTGGAACGTACTCCCCTCACTTGAGAACGACGGGTGGGCAGTGCAGGTCATGAAAGACTCCGACTATCCCAACAATATCAACGGATACTTGCAGAGCCACATAGACTTTGCAGACATCCGCAATGGGAACAATTGGTGCTCCTATATCACCAGCATCGGACCGGTCAGCGCAGCAAGCCAGACACCCGGATACCTCGTCCACAAAGGAAGCGGAAGCAACCCATGGGACGGAAGCCTGTTTGATCCAGAACTCGAACGGCCCTTCGGCATGTTCGCTCCTGGCTGCGGCAGTGCAGGCATATTCCGCAACACGGCATACCGCCCAGCACTTGCAGGAGAATTTCTCAACCAAGCAGCATGGTGGGTCGGCTGTTCGAGCGGCGGACTCGAAAGTCTCCATAAAGAATGGATGATGCTCTGGAACTACTACATGCCCATCAGCAACAATACCTACGACTGCTATCAGCGTTGCCTGCAGACATTCGCCCTGCGTTACTCTGAACACTTCGAATACGCAATGGGCATGGTGTACATCGGCATCCCCATGCAATGGCAGGACATGGCAGCAAGTGTGGAATACATTGAAAGGTAAGCGGTCAGTAAACCTTCCAATTACCCACAAGTATTACTATAGGATCAATTCATTTGCCTCTCCTTTTTGTTGTTTTACTGGATTCCTGCGTCCAGGGTGCGTCGATAATGGACTGGCGCAGCAGTTTGGCAATTTGCCGTTGGAGTTTACGATAATTTCTGATTCGCTTTTTGCATTCCATAGCCGTCTGTCTGCTGATTGTCTTTGTCGTTCTTTTGCCGTCAATAAGGCCGGTCCATCGGTAATAGATACCGTGAAGGCGGGGCGGATCGCCTTTGCACGCACAATTAGGTTTTCCACACTGACTATGAGCTGTTGAAACACTCCCGGGTAATACTGGTCCATCCAGATCAAAGCGGATGTATTCTTGCATAATCCCCCTCCTGATGTATATCTACATTAGGACTATCGATAAGTCCAGCGACTTTTTGCTTATATACGGAGGTGAAACAATGATCCGTCATGTCAATAAAAATGACCAAGTGAACTCGTGGATTAACAAAGAGTTGGCAGGGTGCCGATTTGCTGATGTTCGTTTGGAGAAGAGATTCAAGGCTCTCGTGAACCACATGTCGGAGAGTTTTGGCGAAAGCATTCCAATGGCCTGCCAGGATTGGGCGGCCACAAAGGCTGCATACCGATTTTTCTCAAATGAGCGTGTGAGTGAGGCAGAAATTCTTTCCGGACATTTTCAGGCCACCCGTGACCGGTTTCGTGCAACCCAAGGAGTCGCACTTGTGCTTCATGACACGACTGAATTTTCATTTCAGAGGAAAAACAAGAAGGCTATTGGAGTCGTGCGTAAGACACGCGGTGGACAACGAAAGGAATATATGCCAAAAGCCAAGACAGTTTGCGGAATGCTTTTGCATTCCAGCCTCGTAATTACTACCGAAGGGCTCCCCCTCGGTATCTCAGCTGTGAAATTTTGGACCCGAAAAAGATTTAAGGGATGCAACGCTCTCAAGAAGAAAATCAATCCGACACGAGTCCCAATCGAGAAGAAAGAAAGCATGCGGTGGATCGAGAACATCAAGGCATCCACGACCTTGATGAATGAGCCTGACAGATGTGTTCATATCGGTGATCGAGAAAGCGACATCTATGAGCTCTTTTGTACTGCGCAAAACATCGGGACGCATTTCCTCGTGCGGACCTGTGTTAACCGGTTGGCTGGGGATGGCAAACATACGATTGCGGACGAAATGAAGAAAGTCCGTGTCAAAGGAACTCATCGCATCGAAGTGCAAGACAGGAAAGGAAATAGATCAAAAGCCATTCTGGATATCCGTTATCGCCGAATCCAAGTACTGCCCCCGATTGGCAAACAAAATAGATATCCGGAAATTAAACTCACCGTTCTATACGCCCAGGAGCGCGGAACACCGAAGGATCGCGAGAAGATCAACTGGAAGCTGATTACGGATTTACCGGTGACTTCCCAAGCTGAGGCAATTGAAAAATTGCAGTGGTACGCTTCGCGCTGGAAAATTGAAACCTTCCACAAAATTCTCAAGTCAGGGTGCAAAGCTGAAGATTCAAAACTTAGAACCGCTGAACGCCTGTGTCGACTGATTGCGGTATTCTGTCTCCTAAGCTGGCGCATCTTCTGGATGACGATGATCAATAGAACGGCTGCTACATTGCCTGCAAGCGTCGTCTTTACCACTTCAGAGTGTCAACTCCTCGACCTTCTGGTGCGAGATTGTAAACGCCACGGCATGACGAAAGCGACATTGTCAGACTACATTACAAAAGTTGCAAAACTTGGCGGCTACCTTGCCCGAGCTAATGATCCGCCGCCTGGGAATCTCGTCATGTGGCGCGGCCTGTCACGTTTCACAGACATTCAGCTCGGGTTCGATATTCAGATGGGAAATACTTGTGGGTAATTGGAAGGTTTATTGATCGCTTACGCGGAGACCGTAGCGGAGCAGGCGCTCCAGCGCTTCCCGGTCCCACGCGGGGACTTGCCCGCTTTCCCAGTGGGGCGTTGCGGGCAAAGAAGAACGCCTCGCACAGCGCGGCAAGATCGGGATCGAGATAGTCGCTGCCGTCCACCTCCCACGCCGGCGTTGCCAGGCGAAAAGAACTTGCAAGAACACCCGCAACAACGTGGTCAGAAGTGCTCGATCCGCCGCCAGGCGGAAGCGCAGGGTCCAGGGAAAGGTCAAAACCCATTGCC is drawn from Candidatus Eisenbacteria bacterium and contains these coding sequences:
- a CDS encoding IS4 family transposase, translated to MIRHVNKNDQVNSWINKELAGCRFADVRLEKRFKALVNHMSESFGESIPMACQDWAATKAAYRFFSNERVSEAEILSGHFQATRDRFRATQGVALVLHDTTEFSFQRKNKKAIGVVRKTRGGQRKEYMPKAKTVCGMLLHSSLVITTEGLPLGISAVKFWTRKRFKGCNALKKKINPTRVPIEKKESMRWIENIKASTTLMNEPDRCVHIGDRESDIYELFCTAQNIGTHFLVRTCVNRLAGDGKHTIADEMKKVRVKGTHRIEVQDRKGNRSKAILDIRYRRIQVLPPIGKQNRYPEIKLTVLYAQERGTPKDREKINWKLITDLPVTSQAEAIEKLQWYASRWKIETFHKILKSGCKAEDSKLRTAERLCRLIAVFCLLSWRIFWMTMINRTAATLPASVVFTTSECQLLDLLVRDCKRHGMTKATLSDYITKVAKLGGYLARANDPPPGNLVMWRGLSRFTDIQLGFDIQMGNTCG